The following DNA comes from Enterocloster bolteae.
GGAACGGATGGGGCGGGGATATCAGACCCGGTTTGAGTTTGAGGAGAACCCATTCAGCACCTATGAACGAAGGACACATTTTTTGCCAATCTGGTATCCCGATGGCAGCTATACGCCCTATACATGGCTGATTGACTGCTGGACGCCGGCCGGGATGTTGTCCATGAATCTGACAGATTCGGTCCGGGTGCAAGGGAATCTTTGGCAGGATTGGCATATTTCGCCTCAGAAACCGAGGTAGGGTAACGGTTGTTTTAGAACAGAAAAAAGGTAAATAAAGTGAGGGCCGCAGGATTTCTGTGGCTTTCGCCATATGAAAGGAGAGCCATATGAAAAAGTTTAAATGGATGATTGCACTGATTGTTGTATTACTTCTGACCGCCATGTTTAGCATGACTGCCTTTGCAACCAACACTGGAAATGTAGCAGGCGCAGTGGAAGGCACCTGGAAAGCGGCCTCGTCCCAGATCAAGACGGTGGTTAACAATGTAGTGTTCCCGGCAATCGATCTGGTATTGGCGGTGCTGTTTTTCGTCAAGGTGGCCACTGCCTATATGGATTACCGGAAGCATGGTCAGATTGAGTGGGCACCGGCTGCCATTTTGTTTGCAGGGTTGGTTTTCAGTCTGTTCGCGCCAATGTATGTGTGGCAGATTGTTGGAATCTAAGAAGTGAAATAAGATTTTTTTGGAATAAGAATACGGGAGGAAGATGAATGGGATGTTGGGGAATCACGGCATTTGAGTCGGATGAAGGTCTGGATGCGGTAGAGTTTATTAGGGAGAGTATTCCGGAGGATGGTAAACTGGAACTTGAAACACTGGTGGAAACTTTGAAGCGGGATTCATGGAACGCACCCCCTGAGGTAGAAACGGCAGGGTCCCACACCAGTGTGATGGTGCTGGCAGAACTTATGCTAAAGTTTGTGGACGGAGATGTGAAGAGCCTGGACTCTGAGGAGGACTGGAATAGGGAGGAGCATAAATTTTGTTCAGTCACTTCTTTCACCGCATCCAAGGAAACGGTCCATTGGATTCGGAACTATCTATTTGACACGCTCCATCATGTAAAGAAACATGCCGGATCTCAGACTGAAGATGGCGGGAAATGGGGTGGCTGGTTTGAGGAAAAGAACTGGATTGGCTGGCAGGAGCATATGACAGAATTGGTCAGCCGTCTGGATACACTTCTTGAATCTTCAGAAGCAGAAATAGAGCTGATAACATTACAAAGGCCAAAGTATCAGGAGATGGAAAATAACAGAGAGGCGGAACATCCTTTACAGAATCAATTTGGACTGTGAGACATAATACGGAATGTCGATGGTAGAAAATCAGGAGAAAACGATGGCTTCAAACGACAGACAGGATAAGTTACTGATGGAAACGTGCATTAAGCATTTGATCCAATACGCCGCCACGATCAAAATTAGCCGGGGAGCACAAGGAGATGAGAGCATCGGACGGTTGAGGAAAATAATCGGGGAGATGGAGGCATATTGGAATTTAAGCGACAGAAAGGGTCGCGTAGAGCAGTTTGATAAAACGCTGCGGCGTGCAGTTCAGACGGGAAGGACGAACGGGGTATCAGAGGAACAGAAAATTGCAGCTGTGAATGGATTATACCGTTATGCGAGCGAAATGATTTCCGCACAAGGTGCGGAGGCAGCAGACCGGATTAAAGAGGTCCAATCGGTTATCCGGGAACTGGCAGATGGATGGGGCATGGATAAAGAATAGGCGGCGCATCTTTGTTCTATCATTGGGACTATGGTAGGAAATAAGGAACAGCAGC
Coding sequences within:
- a CDS encoding DUF3852 domain-containing protein produces the protein MKKFKWMIALIVVLLLTAMFSMTAFATNTGNVAGAVEGTWKAASSQIKTVVNNVVFPAIDLVLAVLFFVKVATAYMDYRKHGQIEWAPAAILFAGLVFSLFAPMYVWQIVGI
- a CDS encoding DUF4259 domain-containing protein; translated protein: MGCWGITAFESDEGLDAVEFIRESIPEDGKLELETLVETLKRDSWNAPPEVETAGSHTSVMVLAELMLKFVDGDVKSLDSEEDWNREEHKFCSVTSFTASKETVHWIRNYLFDTLHHVKKHAGSQTEDGGKWGGWFEEKNWIGWQEHMTELVSRLDTLLESSEAEIELITLQRPKYQEMENNREAEHPLQNQFGL